Within the Gloeobacter kilaueensis JS1 genome, the region TCCCCTGCAGCGCGCCCGCCGGACGGCTGAACTGCTAGAACCTCTCTGGCCCGCTGCAACCGTCCAGGTCGAACCCAGGGTAGCTGAGACCGACTTTGGGGCGTGGGAAGGATGGAGCGGCGATCAGATCCAGCAAGAAGACCCGGCAAGATTTGCCCGCTGGATGGCGGACCCCCTTTCCTTCCAGCCGCCGGGCGGCGAATCGGTGGCTGAGCTTCTTGTCCGGGTGGAATCTTTTTTGAACGAATTGCTCGCTCGTCCTGCCGATAAAAACGTCGCCATTGTCTGCCATGGTGGTGTGATTCGAGCATTTTTGCTCGTGGCTCTGGGATTGCCTGCGCACCTGTTCTGGCACTTCAATCCCCCCTGGGCTTCGGTAAGTCTCCTGCAAATGAGTGATCCAATTCGCAGGCTGCACTTTCTCGGTCAGCGTGGCTAGATCATCAATTCAGCCCCTGGAGTCGCGCTCACCCGTCATCTTTGCGACCTGCGTAACCTCATACACCCGCTGCCCACAATAACGAGATGTAAAGTGTTTTGCGCATTACCGACTTGTCC harbors:
- a CDS encoding histidine phosphatase family protein codes for the protein MNLYLIRHGETRLSEERRFCGSTDPPLSTTGVSNVEKLAHWLAAHQPLPDIVFTSPLQRARRTAELLEPLWPAATVQVEPRVAETDFGAWEGWSGDQIQQEDPARFARWMADPLSFQPPGGESVAELLVRVESFLNELLARPADKNVAIVCHGGVIRAFLLVALGLPAHLFWHFNPPWASVSLLQMSDPIRRLHFLGQRG